Proteins encoded by one window of Culicoides brevitarsis isolate CSIRO-B50_1 chromosome 2, AGI_CSIRO_Cbre_v1, whole genome shotgun sequence:
- the LOC134831379 gene encoding uncharacterized protein LOC134831379 produces the protein MFKEIFVLCAFVAISYALPAGETVQAAIQPETQDVEFVNLDTDLEGAETAHHGYGGYGRGFGGYGGYGRGFGGYGGYGRGFGGYGGYGRGFGGYGGYGRGFYG, from the exons atgttcaaa gaaatttttgtcCTCTGTGCCTTTGTTGCCATTTCCTACGCTCTTCCAGCTGGCGAAACCGTTCAAGCCGCTATTCAACCAGAAACGCAAGATGTAGAATTTGTAAATTTGGATACCGATTTGGAAGGAGCTGAAACCGCTCATCATGGATACGGCGGATACGGAAGAGGTTTCGGAGGGTATGGAGGCTATGGCCGAGGCTTTGGAGGATATGGCGGCTATGGAAGAGGTTTCGGAGGTTATGGAGGATACGGAAGAGGATTTGGCGGATACGGTGGATATGGACGTGGATTCTAcggttaa
- the LOC134832082 gene encoding MOG interacting and ectopic P-granules protein 1 has protein sequence MADDKVVGDTATDPAGDTELKKPENLDKSDEIKANGDVNGITEVPETKIDEPMEVDDDEQPEISTCDVEKDTPKDSEDLAEAKNDDPLAATGDDPVKESSASESMDADSSQDAKTAENGKVKSTNGSEEVIHSIDSDSEEEDEDEMEAMEVDGRVPNGAGTHEDDDKPVSIGSDSSESESEESSRQSSSLNRAKTTNGDSNDVTEILSDKEEDCVLVEESKPTSTNRRKSNLNVRRFGGYDQNDDSMEEDPLNTSNNVLTASSASSSPVAFQKTTREPPPLVMVDTNSLMKNKLPSAVPAQGTYPLRTSGGANVTPIAKQSNANNQLLPALTDDMFVLEAPSFIVPYIYEKPPADPLKEVVAKIAKEVEAEREAENPSAKDEDEIERAKRLLEEEAEREKKRSKRKESKRKQQDDDDWDELDTSDEDDESDGEGGKTKVLIKDVENDISLIKEHIITPESVKDAIINAGAKKDDFFQSPLGKFFMGIGVNLVQEHVQKDLLRQQKRKCEREGNHPSASTQMAINSLMKNLDASKENNAPFKFELKRCEYCNFKSESGLAMAHHYETPHHKNNQHRCNFCEFECKAAHEILYHMEAVHNIKGRIEKPVSYHQCPNCLFEDNGKSKLARHALACVKKFKPDSNLAPPLDWEPPAKIPKIKPKHGLVGTATAYQMAAQQQQAQLLAQQQKAAAAAAAQQRNAAIAAAMRGQTGRGRPNSVTNKTSQGTVLRGQPNANSPYAMTMSRMSGGFPSGNNMASLQYIQQAVNRSKHNQQQQPSISITPVPRQSSASSSSSGAHGAFNPASVAATTKIPAGVAPGMKPGQNPNSTNKTSFVICEICDGYIKDLDQLRNHMQWIHKVKIHPKMIYNRPPLNCQKCQYRFFTDQGLERHLLGSHGLVTSSMQDAANKGKDAGRCPVCGRVYQWKLLNHVSRDHNMTLKPAHLSYKCTVCTATFGMYKQFESHVYSAHSTVAKKQMDKNKGSGQGSSGGGSSSSSLLKPLKINDEITIIPQPSKPTISNTRPIEIE, from the exons ATGGCTGATGACAAAGTTGTTGGTGACACCGCAACGGACCCTGCTGGCGATACGGAGCTCAAAAAGCCCGAAAATCTCGACAAAAGTGACGAAATTAAGGCAAACGGCGATGTAAATGGCATCACCGAAGTGCCGGAAACCAAAATTGACGAGCCCATGGAAGTAGATGACGACGAACAACCCGAAATTAGTACGTGTGACGTGGAAAAAGACACCCCGAAAGACTCCGAGGACCTTGCTGAAGCGAAAAATGATGATCCCTTGGCAGCAACAGGCGACGATCCGGTAAAGGAGTCTTCCGCATCCGAGTCAATGGATGCCGATTCGAGTCAGGACGCAAAAACAGCGGAAAATGGCAAAGTTAAAAGTACAAATGGAAGCGAAGAAGTGATTCACAGCATCGATTCCGACTCCGAAGAGGAGGATGAGGACGAAATGGAGGCAATGGAAGTCGATGGACGTGTGCCAAATGGCGCCGGAACGcacgaagacgacgacaaaCCAGTCAGTATTGGATCCGACAGCTCCGAGAGCGAAAGCGAAGAAAGTAGTCGACAATCGTCGTCGCTAAATCGCGCAAAAACCACAAACGGAGACAGTAATGACGTCACCGAGATCCTTTCGGACAAGGAAGAGGACTGCGTTTTGGTCGAAGAATCGAAACCCACGTCTACCAATCGACGTAAAAGTAATTTGAATGTGCGTCGCTTCGGGGGTTACGATCAAAATGACGACTCGATGGAGGAGGATCCGCTAAATACGAGCAATAATGTTCTCACAGCGAGTTCGGCAAGTTCGTCGCCGGTTGCGTTCCAAAAAACGACACGAGAACCGCCTCCATTGGTGATGGTCGACACAAATTCGCTGATGAAGAACAAATTGCCGTCAGCAGTTCCGGCACAAGGCACGTATCCCTTAAGAACGAGTGGCGGCGCCAACGTCACGCCCATCGCGAAACAGTCAAACGCGAATAATCAGCTGCTGCCTGCCTTGACAGACGACATGTTTGTGTTGGAAGCTCCGTCGTTCATCGTTCCTTACATCTACGAGAAACCTCCCGCTGACCCGTTGAAGGAAGTTGTCGCGAAAATCGCGAAAGAGGTCGAAGCGGAACGcgaagccgaaaatccaagtGCCAAAGACGAAGACGAGATCGAACGGGCGAAACGACTGTTGGAGGAGGAGGCGGAACGCGAAAAGAAACGCTCGAAACGCAAGGAATCGAAGCGCAAGCAACAAGATGACGACGACTGGGACGAGCTGGATACCTCGGATGAGGATGACGAGAGCGACGGCGAAGGCGGCAAGACAAAAGTCCTCATCAAAGACGTCGAAAATGACATTTCGCTCATCAAGGAGCACATTATCACGCCGGAAAGTGTCAAAGACGCCATCATTAATGCCGGCGCGAAGAAAGATGACTTTTTCCAGAGTCCGCTGGGGAAATTCTTCATGGGCATCGGAGTGAATCTCGTACAGGAACACGTGCAAAAGGACTTGCTGCGACAACAGAAGCGAAAATGCGAACGCGAAGGCAATCATCCTTCCGCATCGACGCAAATGGCGATCAATTCGCTCATGAAAAACCTGGATGCGAGCAAGGAAAATAATGCGCCCTTCAAATTCGAGCTGAAACGATGCGAATATTGCAATTTCAAGTCGGAATCGGGTTTGGCGATGGCGCATCATTACGAGACGCCGCATCACAAGAACAACCAGCATCGTTGTAACTTTTGCGAATTTGAGTGTAAGGCAGCGCACGAGATTCTGTATCACATGGAGGCAGTGCATAACATCAAGGGACGCATTGAGAAGCCTGTGAGTTATCATCAGTGTCCGAATTGCTTGTTCGAGGACAATGGCAAGAGCAAGTTGGCGCGACATGCGTTGGCTTGTGTGAAGAAATTCAAGCCAGACTCGAATTTGGCACCGCCGCTGGATTGGGAGCCGCCAGCGAAGATACCGAAAATTAAGCCGAAACATGGGTTGGTTGGCACGGCGACGGCATATCAGATGGCAGCGCAACAGCAACAGGCGCAGTTGTTGGCGCAGCAACAGAAGGCGGCAGCTGCAGCGG ctGCTCAACAGCGAAATGCCGCAATCGCTGCTGCAATGCGCGGACAAACAGGCAGAGGACGCCCGAACAGCGTAACAAACAAAACGTCTCAAGGCACGGTATTACGCGGGCAACCAAACGCCAATTCGCCGTACGCCATGACAATGAGTCGCATGAGTGGCGGCTTCCCATCGGGCAACAACATGGCAAGTTTGCAGTATATCCAACAGGCGGTGAATCGCAGCAAACacaatcaacaacaacaaccaagTATCTCAATTACACCCGTACCACGTCAATCAAGtgcttcgtcgtcgtcatcgggCGCCCATGGAGCCTTCAATCCGGCATCTGTTGCGGCAACGACAAAAATTCCCGCTGGCGTTGCGCCCGGCATGAAACCCGGACAAAATCCCAATTCCACAAACAAAACGTCGTTCGTCATCTGCGAGATTTGCGACGGGTACATTAAGGATTTGGATCAACTGAGGAACCATATGCAATGGATTCACAAAGTTAAG atCCATCCAAAAATGATTTACAACAGACCACCATTGAATTGTCAGAAATGTCAATATCGCTTCTTTACGGATCAGGGACTCGAACGTCACTTGCTCGGTTCTCACGGGCTCGTCACGAGCTCCATGCAGGATGCAGCTAACAAGGGCAAAGATGCAGGACGTTGTCCCGTGTGTGGAAGA gtttaccAATGGAAGTTACTTAACCACGTGTCACGCGATCACAATATGACACTAAAACCGGCGCATCTCTCGTACAAATGCACCGTTTGCACGGCAACCTTTGGCATGTACAAGCAATTCGAGAGTCACGTGTATTCGGCACACAGCACCGTCGCCAAGAAACAAATGGACAAGAACAAGGGCAGCGGACAAGGCAGCAGCGGAGGCGGTTCGTCGAGTAGTTCGTTGTTGAAGCCGCTCAAAATTAACGATGAGATTACGATTATTCCGCAACCGTCGAAGCCGACAATTTCCAATACGCGACCCATTGAAATTGAATGA